In one Bordetella pertussis 18323 genomic region, the following are encoded:
- a CDS encoding deoxyguanosinetriphosphate triphosphohydrolase, translating to MNKDGTVVLMNELASYASDPSKTRGRRHSEPPPENRTEFQRDRDRIIHSNAFRRLEYKTQVFVNHEGDLFRTRLTHSLEVAQIARTLARSLRVSEDLTEAIALAHDLGHTPFGHAGQDELNACMRELAPQAGGFEHNLQSLRVVDELEERYAEFNGLNLCFETREGILKHCSATHARQLGAVGERFLDRTQPSLEAQLANLADEVAYNNHDVDDGLRSGLITLEQLQEVGIFARHYAEVARRYPQLAPRRATSETIRRMINTLIVDLTATSLARIRDHAPASADDVRRAPPLAGFSAAVRREADELKKFLFDNLYRHYRVVRMTTKAQRIVRELFQAFLGDPRLLPPDYRREQPQDQARAISDYIAGMTDRYAIREHRRLFEMG from the coding sequence ATGAACAAGGACGGGACGGTAGTGCTTATGAACGAATTGGCTTCTTATGCATCCGACCCGTCAAAAACGCGCGGGCGCAGGCACAGCGAGCCGCCGCCAGAGAACCGCACCGAGTTCCAGCGCGACCGGGATCGCATCATCCATTCCAATGCGTTCCGGCGCCTGGAATACAAGACCCAGGTCTTCGTCAACCACGAAGGCGACCTGTTCCGCACCCGCCTGACCCACAGCCTGGAAGTGGCCCAGATCGCGCGCACGCTGGCGCGCAGCCTGCGGGTTTCGGAGGATCTCACCGAGGCCATCGCGCTGGCGCATGATCTGGGGCACACGCCGTTCGGCCATGCCGGGCAGGACGAGCTCAACGCCTGCATGCGCGAGCTGGCGCCGCAGGCGGGCGGCTTCGAGCACAATCTGCAGAGCCTGCGCGTGGTCGACGAACTGGAAGAGCGCTACGCCGAGTTCAACGGCCTGAACCTGTGCTTCGAGACCCGCGAAGGCATCCTGAAGCATTGCTCGGCCACGCATGCGCGCCAGCTGGGGGCGGTGGGCGAGCGCTTTCTCGACCGCACCCAGCCGTCGCTGGAGGCCCAGCTGGCCAATCTGGCCGACGAGGTGGCCTACAACAATCATGACGTCGACGACGGGCTGCGCTCCGGGCTGATCACCCTGGAGCAGCTGCAGGAGGTGGGCATTTTCGCGCGCCACTACGCCGAGGTGGCGCGCCGTTATCCCCAATTGGCGCCGCGCCGCGCCACCTCGGAGACGATCCGGCGCATGATCAATACGCTCATCGTCGACCTGACCGCCACCTCGCTGGCGCGCATCCGCGACCATGCGCCGGCCAGCGCCGACGACGTGCGCCGGGCGCCGCCGCTGGCGGGGTTCTCGGCGGCGGTGCGGCGCGAGGCCGACGAGCTGAAGAAATTCCTGTTCGACAACCTGTACCGCCACTACCGCGTGGTGCGCATGACCACCAAGGCCCAGCGCATCGTGCGTGAGCTGTTCCAGGCCTTCCTGGGCGATCCGCGCCTGTTGCCGCCGGACTACCGGCGCGAGCAGCCGCAGGACCAGGCGCGCGCCATCTCGGATTACATCGCCGGCATGACCGATCGCTACGCGATCCGCGAGCATCGGCGGCTGTTCGAAATGGGCTGA
- the lysA gene encoding diaminopimelate decarboxylase, with product MTAVSVQPDLAGSPHFRYQNGVLHAEDVPLDSLAAQLGTPLYVYSRAALRSAWETYRDAIGERPVLVCFGMKANSNLAVLKEFARLGAGFDIVSGGELARVLAVGGDPAKVVFSGVGKQAWEMRAALEADVKCFNVESEAELERLSDVAVSMGRRARVSLRVNPDVDAQTHPYISTGLKENKFGIAIESAPAAYRLAARLPGVEVVGVDCHIGSQLTDISPYFDALEKLLDLIEQLAENGIAIKHLDLGGGLGIRYTDEIPPSPKALLDRVFERINARGLGHLHIVLEPGRSLVGNAGVLLTTVQYLKHAEARNFAIVDAAMNDLLRPALYEAYHGVQPVTPRADKRIEYDVVGPVCESADWLARGRALAIQAGDVLAVESAGAYSMVMASNYNTRVRAAEVMVDGNRHYIVRQRETLESLYQGESTLP from the coding sequence ATGACCGCCGTTTCCGTCCAGCCCGACCTGGCTGGCTCGCCCCATTTCCGCTACCAGAACGGCGTGCTGCACGCCGAAGACGTGCCGCTCGACAGCCTGGCCGCCCAGTTGGGCACGCCGCTGTACGTCTATTCCCGCGCCGCGCTGCGCTCGGCCTGGGAGACCTATCGCGACGCCATCGGCGAGCGCCCGGTGCTGGTGTGCTTCGGCATGAAGGCCAACTCCAACCTGGCCGTGCTGAAGGAATTCGCACGCCTGGGCGCCGGCTTCGACATCGTGTCCGGCGGCGAGCTGGCGCGCGTGCTGGCCGTGGGCGGCGACCCCGCCAAGGTCGTGTTCTCCGGCGTGGGCAAGCAGGCCTGGGAAATGCGCGCCGCGCTCGAAGCCGACGTGAAGTGCTTCAACGTCGAGTCCGAGGCCGAACTCGAGCGCCTGTCCGACGTCGCCGTCTCCATGGGCCGGCGCGCGCGCGTATCGCTGCGCGTCAACCCCGACGTCGACGCCCAGACCCATCCCTACATCTCGACGGGCCTGAAGGAAAACAAGTTCGGCATCGCCATCGAGTCCGCGCCGGCGGCATACCGGCTGGCGGCTCGCCTGCCCGGCGTCGAAGTGGTTGGCGTCGATTGCCATATCGGCTCGCAGCTCACCGACATCAGCCCGTACTTCGACGCACTGGAAAAGCTGCTGGACCTGATCGAGCAGCTGGCCGAGAACGGCATCGCCATCAAGCACCTGGACCTCGGCGGCGGCCTGGGCATCCGCTACACGGACGAAATCCCGCCCTCGCCCAAGGCCTTGCTCGACCGGGTGTTCGAGCGCATCAACGCGCGCGGCCTGGGGCACCTGCATATCGTGCTGGAACCCGGCCGCTCGCTGGTCGGCAATGCCGGCGTGCTGCTGACCACGGTGCAATACCTCAAGCACGCCGAGGCGCGCAACTTCGCCATTGTCGACGCGGCCATGAACGACCTGCTGCGCCCGGCCCTGTACGAGGCCTACCACGGCGTGCAGCCGGTCACGCCGCGGGCCGACAAGCGGATCGAGTACGACGTCGTCGGGCCGGTCTGCGAAAGCGCCGACTGGCTGGCGCGCGGCCGCGCCCTGGCGATCCAGGCCGGCGACGTGCTGGCGGTGGAGTCGGCCGGCGCCTACAGCATGGTCATGGCCAGCAACTACAACACCCGGGTGCGCGCGGCCGAAGTCATGGTCGACGGCAACCGCCACTACATCGTGCGCCAGCGCGAAACGCTGGAGTCGCTGTACCAGGGCGAGTCCACGCTGCCCTGA
- the cyaY gene encoding iron donor protein CyaY, producing the protein MTETEFLALVDQVLDSIESQADDWAAGLDVDIEATRSGNVLTLVFEDGTQVVVNVQAAMQELWVAARSGGFHYRYDGQHWNDTRGGPRLPDALSQICSEAAGVPVSVRL; encoded by the coding sequence ATGACGGAAACCGAATTTCTTGCGTTGGTCGACCAGGTGCTCGACAGTATCGAAAGCCAGGCGGACGATTGGGCCGCAGGCCTGGATGTCGATATCGAAGCCACCCGCAGCGGCAATGTGCTGACGCTGGTGTTCGAAGACGGCACCCAGGTCGTCGTCAATGTGCAGGCCGCCATGCAGGAGCTGTGGGTCGCCGCGCGCAGCGGTGGTTTCCACTATCGCTACGATGGCCAGCACTGGAACGATACCCGTGGGGGTCCGCGCCTGCCCGATGCCCTGTCGCAGATCTGTTCCGAGGCCGCCGGCGTGCCGGTTTCGGTGCGCCTCTGA
- the aroB gene encoding 3-dehydroquinate synthase has product MDVVEVATPGGSYPIHIGPGRLDALDASIPADATAIAVVTNPTVAGLYGARVEAALARTGKRVLRIELPDGEAHKDWQTLNLIFDALLENRLDRRAVLVALGGGVIGDMTGFAAAVYMRGIRFVQVPTTLLAQVDSSVGGKTAVNHPLGKNMIGAFYQPVAVEIDTEVLGTLPAREVSAGLAEVIKYGLILDAGFWQWCEDNVGALRALEPRALAYAIRRSCELKAQVVGQDERESGLRAILNLGHTFGHAIESGLGYGEWLHGEAVGCGMVQAAELSTLAAGFPAADVQRVRDLVREIGCPTVAPDLGAERWLALMQVDKKTEGGEIRFVLMPRIGQALSRAAPEADVRTALERTTR; this is encoded by the coding sequence ATGGACGTTGTCGAGGTCGCCACGCCCGGTGGCAGTTATCCCATCCATATCGGCCCCGGACGCCTGGATGCGCTGGACGCGTCGATTCCGGCCGACGCGACGGCCATCGCCGTGGTCACCAACCCGACCGTGGCGGGCCTGTACGGCGCGCGCGTCGAGGCGGCCCTGGCGCGCACCGGCAAGCGGGTGCTGCGCATCGAGTTGCCCGATGGCGAGGCGCACAAGGATTGGCAGACCCTGAACCTGATTTTCGACGCCCTGCTGGAAAACCGCCTGGACCGGCGCGCCGTGCTGGTGGCGCTGGGCGGAGGGGTGATCGGCGACATGACGGGTTTCGCGGCCGCCGTATACATGCGCGGGATCCGCTTCGTGCAGGTGCCGACCACCTTGCTGGCGCAGGTGGATTCGTCGGTGGGCGGCAAGACCGCGGTCAACCACCCGCTGGGCAAGAACATGATCGGCGCCTTCTACCAGCCGGTGGCGGTGGAGATCGATACCGAGGTGCTGGGCACGCTGCCGGCGCGGGAAGTGTCCGCGGGACTGGCCGAGGTGATCAAGTACGGCCTGATCCTGGATGCCGGTTTCTGGCAGTGGTGCGAGGACAACGTCGGCGCCTTGCGCGCGCTGGAGCCCAGGGCGCTGGCCTATGCGATCCGGCGCTCGTGCGAGCTCAAGGCGCAGGTGGTGGGGCAGGATGAGCGCGAGTCCGGCCTGCGCGCCATTCTCAACCTGGGGCATACCTTCGGCCATGCGATCGAGTCCGGCCTGGGTTACGGCGAGTGGCTGCACGGCGAGGCCGTGGGCTGCGGCATGGTGCAGGCGGCCGAGCTGTCCACCCTGGCAGCGGGCTTTCCCGCCGCCGATGTGCAGCGGGTGCGCGATCTGGTGCGCGAGATCGGCTGCCCCACGGTGGCGCCGGACCTGGGCGCCGAGCGCTGGCTGGCGCTGATGCAGGTGGACAAGAAGACCGAAGGCGGCGAGATCCGTTTCGTGCTGATGCCGCGCATAGGCCAGGCCTTGAGCCGGGCGGCGCCGGAGGCGGACGTGCGGACCGCGCTGGAACGAACCACGCGATGA
- the lptM gene encoding LPS translocon maturation chaperone LptM, whose protein sequence is MEFPVFHSAHNRLALRIVATLALGGLLAACGYKGPLYLPPPEPGQPAPTGQQTPPSSIPPAPSLP, encoded by the coding sequence ATGGAGTTCCCTGTGTTCCATTCGGCACATAACCGTCTGGCTCTACGCATTGTAGCCACGCTGGCCCTCGGCGGGCTGCTTGCCGCCTGCGGCTACAAGGGTCCCCTGTATCTGCCGCCGCCCGAGCCCGGCCAGCCCGCGCCCACGGGGCAGCAAACGCCGCCCTCCTCCATCCCCCCTGCTCCGTCCCTGCCATGA
- a CDS encoding penicillin-binding protein 1A, protein MSKRQNSTKQDKPAKSGSAILRFFLKAGIFFGGLALCGVLLAGMALALAWPNLPDLHAMTDYRPRVPLRVYTADRVLIGEFGEERRNVLRFNEIPDVMKSAVLAAEDDRFYQHGGIDWMGVIRAGLTNLISMSKSQGASTITMQVARNFYLSSEKTYSRKFYELLLTFKIESQLTKDQILELYMNQIYLGHRAYGFAAASRTYFGKPLSQVTPSEAAMLAGIPKAPSRFNPISNRPRAELRQRYVLGRMYSLGYLTEPEYKEAMAQPIVIKSAEGTPAGGYAIHGEYVAELARQLLYNVYQDNLYSRGINIYTTVQSKDQESAYRAVRDGVLEYTRRAPYPGPEEQLDMPAGVENDPQALDEFLDGVFDKFSDSGDLLTAVVLSASPTEIKLVRSSREVISITDKKALGVVARALTDKAKPEMRLKRGSVVYIHKYNDNWEVINMPAVQAAFVALSPQDGAIRAMVGGFDFYRGNFNRVTQAWRQPGSNIKPFIYAASLERGLTPATQISDQPFELSAAQTGSKAWHPKNYGNQYEPMLTMRQGLYKSKNMVSIRILQAIGPQYAQDYLTRFGFDKARQPAVLPLALGAGSVTPLQLAGAYAVFANGGYRITPYLIDRVTDSSGKVLMQSRPVIAGDAAARAIDARTAFVMDDMLRGVATSGTAARARATLKRSDVAGKTGTTNESVDAWFSGYTPSLVATAWLGFDQPKSLGSRETGGGVAMPIWLDYMKDALKGVPEEKQRPRPDGLLVENGELYFSEFPPGQAVARLGLPQAGDALGDFLNGLTGGNDNSIRVAPGVGTQGSQPWSQNIPF, encoded by the coding sequence ATGAGCAAGCGCCAGAATTCAACCAAGCAGGACAAGCCCGCCAAGAGCGGTTCAGCGATTTTGCGGTTCTTCCTGAAGGCCGGCATCTTCTTTGGCGGCCTGGCCCTGTGCGGCGTACTGCTGGCCGGCATGGCCCTGGCGCTGGCCTGGCCCAACCTGCCCGATCTGCACGCCATGACCGACTATCGGCCGCGCGTGCCGCTGCGCGTCTATACGGCCGACCGGGTGCTGATCGGCGAATTCGGCGAAGAGCGCCGCAACGTGCTGCGCTTCAACGAAATCCCCGATGTCATGAAGTCGGCGGTGCTGGCCGCCGAGGACGATCGTTTCTACCAGCACGGCGGGATCGACTGGATGGGCGTCATCCGCGCCGGCCTGACCAACCTGATCAGCATGTCGAAGTCGCAAGGCGCGAGCACCATCACCATGCAGGTGGCGCGCAACTTCTACCTGTCGTCCGAGAAGACCTATTCGCGCAAGTTCTACGAACTGCTGCTCACCTTCAAGATCGAATCGCAGCTCACCAAGGACCAGATCCTCGAGCTGTACATGAACCAGATCTACCTGGGCCATCGCGCCTACGGCTTCGCCGCCGCCTCGCGCACCTATTTCGGCAAGCCGCTGTCGCAGGTCACGCCGTCCGAGGCCGCCATGCTGGCCGGCATTCCCAAGGCGCCGTCGCGCTTCAACCCGATTTCCAACCGCCCGCGCGCCGAACTGCGCCAGCGCTATGTGCTGGGCCGCATGTATTCGCTGGGCTACCTGACCGAGCCCGAATACAAGGAAGCGATGGCGCAGCCCATCGTGATCAAGTCGGCCGAAGGCACGCCGGCCGGCGGCTACGCCATCCATGGCGAATACGTCGCCGAACTGGCGCGCCAGCTGCTCTACAACGTGTACCAGGACAACCTGTATTCGCGCGGCATCAACATCTACACCACCGTCCAGTCGAAGGACCAGGAATCGGCCTATCGCGCGGTGCGCGACGGCGTGCTCGAATACACGCGGCGCGCGCCCTACCCCGGCCCCGAGGAACAGCTGGACATGCCGGCCGGCGTCGAGAACGACCCGCAGGCGCTGGACGAATTCCTCGATGGCGTGTTCGACAAGTTCTCCGACAGCGGCGACCTGCTGACCGCCGTCGTGCTGTCGGCCAGCCCCACCGAGATCAAGCTGGTGCGCAGCTCGCGCGAAGTCATCTCCATCACCGACAAGAAGGCGCTGGGCGTGGTGGCGCGGGCGCTGACGGACAAGGCCAAGCCCGAGATGCGCCTGAAGCGCGGCTCGGTCGTCTACATCCACAAATACAACGACAACTGGGAAGTCATCAACATGCCGGCGGTGCAGGCCGCGTTCGTGGCGCTGTCGCCGCAGGACGGCGCCATCCGCGCCATGGTCGGCGGCTTCGACTTCTACCGCGGCAACTTCAACCGCGTGACGCAGGCATGGCGCCAGCCCGGCTCGAACATCAAGCCGTTCATCTATGCCGCCTCGCTCGAGCGCGGCCTGACGCCGGCCACCCAGATCTCCGACCAGCCGTTCGAACTGTCCGCGGCGCAGACCGGCTCCAAGGCCTGGCATCCGAAGAACTACGGCAACCAGTACGAGCCCATGCTGACCATGCGCCAGGGCCTGTACAAGTCGAAGAACATGGTGTCCATCCGCATCCTGCAGGCCATCGGGCCGCAGTACGCCCAGGACTACCTCACCCGCTTCGGTTTCGACAAGGCGCGCCAGCCCGCCGTGCTGCCGCTGGCGCTGGGCGCCGGCTCGGTCACGCCCTTGCAGCTGGCCGGCGCCTATGCGGTGTTCGCCAACGGCGGCTACCGCATCACGCCCTACCTGATCGATCGCGTCACCGACAGCTCCGGCAAGGTCCTGATGCAATCGCGTCCGGTCATCGCCGGCGATGCGGCCGCGCGCGCCATCGACGCGCGCACCGCCTTCGTCATGGACGATATGCTGCGTGGCGTGGCCACCAGCGGCACCGCCGCCCGCGCCCGCGCCACGCTCAAGCGCAGCGACGTCGCCGGCAAGACCGGCACCACCAACGAATCGGTCGACGCCTGGTTCTCGGGCTATACGCCCAGCCTGGTGGCCACCGCATGGCTGGGCTTCGACCAGCCCAAATCGCTGGGCTCGCGCGAGACCGGCGGCGGCGTGGCCATGCCGATCTGGCTCGACTACATGAAGGATGCGCTCAAGGGCGTGCCCGAAGAGAAGCAGCGGCCGCGTCCCGATGGCCTGCTGGTGGAGAACGGCGAGCTCTATTTCAGCGAGTTCCCGCCCGGCCAGGCGGTGGCGCGCCTGGGCTTGCCCCAGGCCGGCGACGCGCTGGGCGACTTCCTGAACGGGCTGACCGGCGGCAACGACAATTCGATCCGCGTGGCGCCCGGCGTGGGCACGCAAGGGTCGCAGCCCTGGAGCCAGAACATCCCGTTCTGA
- a CDS encoding shikimate kinase, translating into MNASANLCAASANDPQPGDQEAAHPVACAGDEPAAFLPHDLPIFLVGMMGAGKTTIGRGLARALRREFIDLDHELEARCGVRVPVIFEIEGEAGFRRREAAALQECTQRRQIILATGGGAVLAAENRQALRERGIVIYLRASVEELFRRTSRDRNRPLLATADPRATLRELMVAREPLYNEVADLVIDTGSMPIATLVKSLLPKLQAYEKK; encoded by the coding sequence ATGAATGCTTCCGCTAATTTATGCGCGGCGTCCGCCAACGACCCGCAACCGGGCGACCAGGAGGCCGCCCACCCTGTAGCCTGCGCCGGTGACGAGCCGGCGGCGTTCCTGCCGCACGACCTGCCGATCTTTCTGGTGGGGATGATGGGCGCCGGCAAGACCACCATAGGGCGAGGCCTGGCGCGTGCGCTGAGGCGCGAATTCATCGATCTCGACCATGAGTTGGAGGCGCGTTGCGGCGTGCGGGTTCCGGTCATCTTCGAAATCGAAGGCGAAGCCGGGTTTCGCCGGCGGGAAGCTGCCGCATTGCAAGAGTGTACCCAACGCCGGCAGATAATTCTTGCCACCGGCGGGGGCGCGGTGCTGGCCGCGGAGAACCGGCAGGCCCTGCGCGAGCGCGGCATCGTGATCTACCTGCGCGCCAGCGTGGAAGAGCTGTTCCGGCGTACCAGCCGCGATCGCAACCGCCCCTTGCTGGCCACCGCCGATCCGCGCGCTACCCTGCGCGAGCTGATGGTGGCGCGCGAACCGCTGTATAACGAGGTGGCCGATCTGGTCATCGATACCGGCAGCATGCCCATCGCCACGCTGGTGAAGTCCCTGCTGCCCAAGCTGCAAGCCTACGAGAAGAAATAA
- the ccsB gene encoding c-type cytochrome biogenesis protein CcsB: MSTTTSNSAAAWTSGFSPTGDGRAQRGRPDWTDIAFFLLLAAGAGFALTRFSGAMDYYEKLILCGTVPALAWLGWLWRPLRHLMIACALAAGLALLLYQNDLARAEQVFFLKYLLSSQSAILWMSALFVLAMLCYWIGILSPTAAWLGTALTWGAVFAGTTGLLVRWREGHLMGPDLGHIPVSNLYEVFVLFALITALFYLYYERKYATRALGGFVLLVITSATIFLLWYSFTRDAGQIQPLVPALKSWWMKLHVPANFIGYGTFSLAAMVGFAYLVKQYGQTTSWLKLAPLFVLGVALCVEPIVFRTEGLSATWMIYCGAGVVIVGGILLARARIAQALPSLEVLDDIMYRAIAIGFAFFTVATVLGALWAADAWGAYWQWDPKETWALIVWLNYAAWLHMRLIKGLRGTMAAYWSLVGLLITGFAFLGVNMFLSGLHSYGEL; the protein is encoded by the coding sequence ATGTCTACCACCACCAGCAATTCCGCCGCGGCCTGGACGAGCGGTTTTTCCCCGACGGGCGACGGGCGCGCGCAGCGCGGCCGGCCCGACTGGACCGATATCGCGTTCTTCCTGCTGCTGGCGGCGGGGGCGGGCTTTGCCCTGACCCGCTTCAGCGGCGCCATGGATTACTACGAGAAGCTGATCCTCTGTGGCACCGTGCCGGCGCTGGCCTGGCTGGGGTGGCTGTGGCGGCCGCTGCGCCACCTGATGATCGCCTGTGCGCTGGCCGCCGGGCTGGCGCTCCTGCTGTACCAGAACGACCTGGCGCGCGCCGAGCAGGTGTTCTTCCTCAAATACCTGCTGTCGTCGCAATCGGCCATTCTGTGGATGAGCGCGCTGTTCGTGCTGGCGATGCTGTGCTACTGGATCGGGATCCTGAGCCCGACGGCAGCCTGGCTGGGTACGGCACTGACGTGGGGCGCGGTCTTCGCCGGCACGACCGGCCTGCTGGTGCGCTGGCGCGAAGGCCACCTGATGGGGCCCGACCTGGGCCATATCCCGGTCAGCAACCTGTATGAAGTGTTCGTGCTGTTCGCGCTGATCACGGCGCTTTTCTACCTTTACTACGAGCGCAAGTACGCCACGCGGGCGCTGGGCGGGTTCGTCCTGCTGGTCATCACGTCGGCCACGATCTTCCTGCTGTGGTACTCGTTCACGCGCGACGCCGGCCAGATCCAGCCCTTGGTGCCGGCGCTCAAGAGCTGGTGGATGAAGCTGCACGTGCCTGCCAACTTCATCGGCTACGGCACGTTCTCGCTGGCGGCCATGGTGGGCTTCGCCTACCTCGTCAAGCAGTATGGCCAGACCACGTCGTGGCTGAAGCTGGCGCCGCTGTTCGTGCTGGGCGTGGCCCTGTGCGTCGAGCCCATCGTCTTCCGCACCGAGGGCCTGTCCGCCACCTGGATGATCTATTGCGGCGCGGGCGTGGTGATCGTGGGCGGCATTCTGCTGGCCCGCGCGCGCATCGCGCAGGCATTGCCGTCGCTCGAAGTGCTCGACGACATCATGTATCGGGCCATCGCGATCGGGTTCGCGTTCTTCACCGTGGCAACCGTGCTGGGGGCGCTGTGGGCCGCCGACGCCTGGGGCGCCTACTGGCAGTGGGACCCCAAGGAAACCTGGGCGCTGATCGTGTGGCTGAACTACGCCGCCTGGCTCCATATGCGCCTGATCAAGGGCCTGCGCGGCACCATGGCGGCGTATTGGTCCCTGGTGGGCCTGCTGATCACCGGTTTCGCCTTCCTGGGCGTGAACATGTTCCTGTCGGGCCTGCACTCGTACGGCGAGCTCTGA